Sequence from the Stenotrophomonas sp. 364 genome:
GTGGCGGCTTCCGGCAGGCCGATCAGGATGTGCGCCAGATGGTACTGGGTGCCCACCGAGGCCTGCTGCTTCAGCGCGGCATCCACTTCACCCTCGCTGACGCTGATGCGGCTCTGCGCGAAACTCTGGCGGAGGCGCTGCACGGTGATTTCATCGCGGACCGAGTTGCGGAAATCGTTGAAGTCGATGCCGTCACGGGCCAGGCGCTGGCGCAGGGCGTCCAGGTTGGAGCCGTTCTGCTGGGCGATCGCGTTCAGGGCCTGGTTGAGTTCCTGGTCGCCGATCTTGATCCCGCTGCTCTGGGCGCGCGCCACCTGCAGCTTGACCAGCACCAGGCGTTCGAGCACCTGCCGGCTCAGCACGTCTTCCGGCGGCAGCTGGTTCTCACGACCGGCGTACTGCGCCTTGATGTTCTGGATCGCACGGTCCAGTTCGCTCTGCAGCACCACGTCTTCATCGACGATGGCGGCAATGCGGTCCAGCGGCTGGCTCTGCTGGGCCAGCACCTGCAGCGGTGCTGAGACGGTGGTCACCGCCAGCAGGGAAGCGAGTAGAACGGGAAGGGTCTTGGTCATGGGATCTGATTCGGATCGTAGTCGTCGCGGTCGGCCCCGGTGTTGCTGGGCGGCACGAGATAGAGGTCGTCTCGGTAGTACCCGAGAATAGCACGGCGCAAGGTGCGGTCCGTGTTCTGGCCGATGGAGCTCAGGCCCTTGAGCACGAACTCGATCTGGAAGGAGTTGTTCAGCTCGCCCTCGCGGTTGCGCACATAGCGGCGGGCGATGGCGCGAACCGCCAGGCAGCAGCTGTCCCACTGCACGCCACCGATGATCTCCAGCGGCTTCTTGTCTTCCAGGGAGTAGTAGTAGCGCCCCACCAGGCTCCAGCGCGGGCTGATCGGGTACAGGAACGACAGGTCGACCTGTTCAAGCAGCGTGCGTTCTTCCTTGGTCGCGGTGACCGGCGCTGCCGCGTTGATGCGGTAGCGGTAGGTCAGGTTGACGACGCCATCGTTGGACATCAGATACCGCGCCCGCAGGCTGGCCAGGTCCTCCCGCTTGTACTTGGGATCCCACTGGTAGGTGGCGCCCAGCGTCCAGCGGTCGTTGACGGCGTAATTGGCATCGGCGATCCACGCCGACTTGCCCTGCTCGACCTGGGACTGCTGGCCCGGCAGGGTGACCCGCGAATCATCGAAGTACAGGATCTGGCCGATGCTGCCGGAGAAGCGCTCGCGACCGGTGGTCTGGTCGATGAACCGGGTGCTCAGCGCCATCGTCAGCTGGTTGGCATCGTTCTGGCGGTCGGCGCCGGTATAGCGCGAGTCGCGGAACAGTTGGCCCCAGCTGAAGGTGAAGTCGCGGGTATCGAAGATCGGCAGTTCGCTCTGGTCGCGGTACGGCGTGCGCAGGTAGAACAGGCGCGGCTCCAGGGTGTGCAGGAACGACTTGCCGCCGATGGTGGTCTCGCGGTCGAAGAACATGCCCGCGTCGAGGCTGGCCACCGGCAGGCTGCGACTGGGCGAGGTGTTGCCGCGCAGCTGGTCCGGGGTAGCCGTATTCGGGTCGATGCCCGCGTCGGAAAGCGCCTGACGGCGTACCTGGTCGGCCAGGCCCTGGTCCAGCTGATAGCCGGTGTAGCGGTAGGCCAGTGTGGGCGTCACATACCAGGACGGGCCGCTGAACGGCAGCGACACGTATGGTTTGATGTCCAAGCGCGAGCCGTTGAACTGCTGCACCACCTGGCCGGTACGCTCGTACTCCTGCTCAGGGCCGAACTTGACGTTGATGTCGTCGTGGGTGAAACGCACCGCTTCCGCGTATACGCCGGTTTCCAGCCACGGCAACACCGGCTTGTCCCAGTTGAAGAACGCACGTGGCTGGCGCGCATACGGCAGCGAGCTTTCGGTCAGGGTGTAGTCGGTGAGCTGCCAGTAATCGGCCATCAGGCCGCCGGTCCAGTTCTCGCCGGTGCCGTAGATGCCCACCTGGCTCTGCAGGTTGGATGCGGTCACGCCCAGCAGTTTGCTGGAGAAATCTTCGGTATACCGCTCGTCGCTGACCCAGGCGATATTCGCGCGCGCCTGCCAGTTGGCGTTGAGGTTGTGATAACCCTCGAACTCGACCCGGCCGCGATCCTTGTCGCGCAGCTTGTCGTTGGGCAGGTAGGCGGTCAGCAGCGTGCCGCGCCCGCCGTCGTACAGATAGCGGAACTCGTTGTCGAGCATGAACCCGCGCTTGCTCATGTAGCGCGGGGTCAGGGTGTCGTCGTAGTTCGGCGCCAGGTTGAAGTAGATCGGCTGGGCGTAATCGAAGCCGTTGCGCCCGGACAGGCCCAGCTGCGGGTACAGCAGGCCGGTCTGGCGACGGTCGTCGATCGGGAACTTGAAGTAAGGTGCCCACAGCACCGGCACCTTGCCGATCCGCAGCACGGCGTTGCGCGCGGTGCCGAAGCCCTCGTCGTTGTCCACTTCGATCTGCGGTGCCGACAGCTTCCAGACCGGCTGGGACGGGTCGCAGGTGGTGTAGGTGGAGCGGTGCATCTGCCCGACCGCACCCTGCAGGTCCACCGATTCGGCGCCACCGTTGCCACGGCGATCCACCAGCTGGTACTGGATGTCGCTGATCTTGTGGGTGTCCGCTTCCTGGTTGCCTTCGGCGCGCTTGGCCACCATCCGGATCGAGGAGTCCTGGTAGCGGACGTTGCCCTCGGCGATGTAGTTGCCGCTTTCGGTGTCGAAGCTCAGGTGGTCGGTGCCCAGGAACTGGTCGCCGCGCTTGAGCGCGACGTTGCCCTGGTACTGCGGCACCGTAGACGTGCCAAACAGCTGGTCGCCCTCGATGTCGGTGTCCTGCTGGTCGCGCGTGGCGGCCGCGGCCTTGTCGGCTTTGGGCGCATCGTCGAACACGGGCAGCACGTCAGTGGCCGGGCACAGGCCCCAGTTCACCGGTTTGTCGTCGGCCATGGCCGGCAGGCAGATGGCGATGCTCAGGGGGAGAGGCAGCAGGCGGAGGGCTCGGCGCACGCGGGAGTCGGATTCGGGGGAAAACGGATCGTAGCTTGCCCCATCCCTTGCATAGGGGCAATGAAGGCCTTGCCCGGCCAAGGGTTCAGGTTCATGCGCGGGCTCGACCCGCGCAGGTGCTCAGCGCAGCTGGCCGACGTGGGCCACGCTGCATTCGGCCAAGGCCTGCAGGTCGTATCCGCCCTCCAGCATGGACACCACCCGGCCACCGCCATGACGCCGGGCCAGCCCGCGCAGCTCGGCGGTGATCCAAGCGAAATCGTCGGTCTCCAGCATCAGGTCGGCCTGCGGATCGCGCAGATGCGCATCGAAACCGGCCGAGATCAGCAGCAGCTGCGGGCGGAAATCGTCGATGGCCGGCAGCATTTCATCGGCCCAGGTGTTGCGGAAGCGGAACCCGCCGCTGCCCGGGGGCAGCAGGATGTTCATCAGGTTGCCGGCACCACGGTCGCGACGCAGCCCCGAGTTGGGAAACAGGCCGGCCTGATGAGTGCTGTAGTAGGCCACGCCGGGGTCGGCGATGAAGATGTCCTGGGTGCCGTTGCCGTGGTGCACGTCGAAATCGACGATGGCGATGCGTTCCAGGCCGTAGCGGTCGCGCGCATAGGCGGCGGCCACGGCGATGTTGTTGAGCAGACAGAACCCCATCGCCGTGCTGGCCGTGGCGTGGTGGCCGGGTGGGCGCACCGCGCAGAACGCGACCGGGTCATCGCCCAGCATCACCGCGTCCACGGCGGCCACGCCGGCGCCGGCGGCATGCAGGGCCGCGCTGGCCGAGCCGGGCGAGGTCAGGGTGTCCATGTCGATCTGGCGCAGCGGCTCGGTCTGGGCCTTGAGCACCAGGTCGATCAGCTCGCTGTCGTGCACGCGGGCCAGCTCGCCGAGCTTGGCCGGCGGCGCCTGGCGCCAGTCCAGCTGGTCGGGGAAGGCGGCGAGCAGGGCATCGAGCACCACCTGCAGGCGCTGCGGGGATTCGGGGTGGCCGCGGCCGGGATCGTGTTGCAGACAGGCAGGGTGGGTAAAAACCAGCATGCGGGCAGGGGTTCCGGTGGGGCGGCGGGAGGGCTCAGGCGTGGCGGCGTTCGTGGCGCCACACCACTTCGCCGTGCCCGTCGGCGCGGGCCAGCACCCGGGCCAGCACGAACAACAGGTCGGAAAGGCGGTTGAGGTAGCCGATGGCTTCGGCGCGCACCGGCTCCAGCCGCGCCAGGGTCACCGTTTCGCGCTCGGCCCGGCGCACGATGGTGCGGGCCAGGTGGCAGCGTGCGGCCGCCTCGCCGCCGGCGGGCAGGATGAACTCCTTCAGGGCGGGCAGGTCGGCGTTGTACTGGTCGAGCTGGCGCTCCAGGGCGTCGATGTCGGCCGCCTGGATGGCCGCGTGGCCGGGAATGCACAGCTCCCCGCCCAGGTCGAACAGCTGGTGCTGCACGGTGGTCAGCAGCGCCCGTACCTCGTCGGGCAGGGCGACTGCAAGCAGCACGCCCAGCGCCGAATTGGCCTCGTCGACGGTGCCGTAGGCGTTGACCCGCTGGGCATCCTTGGGCACCCGGCTGCCATCGCCGAGCCCGGTGCTGCCGTCATCGCCGGTGCGGGTGTAGATGCGTGAAAGCCGGTTGCCCATGCGTGCCGATCGCTCAGCGCAGGACGTCGTGGCGCGCCTGCAGCAGCTTGCCGACCTGTTCCGTGGTCAGCTGCAGGGCGGCGGCCAGGCCGACATAGATCGCGGCGGTACGCAGGTAGGGCACAAACCAGTCGGCGTAGTTCTTCAGCCAACCGGCGGCGGTCGGTTCGGCCACCATGTCGCTGCTCCAGTAGAACCCGCCCTGCGCGAACAGGTGGCAGACCGCCACCGCGGCCACCAGCAGCAGGGCCGCCTTGCCCAGCGTGAGCCACTGGGCGCCGTGGTATCCCTGGCGCAGCAGCAGGCCGCCGGCCCACATGGAAAAGTACGCCGGCAGCAGCATCCAGGTGCCGGGCGAGACGCAGTAATGCTGCAGGTACTGCTGGCCGCTGCTGCGGATCACCAGAATGTCGATCACGATGGCCAGCGCCATCAGCAGCGGGAACGCCCAGCGGGTCCAGCTGCGCAGGTAGAACCCGCCGATGAAGAACACGGCCCAGGAGGCATCCGGGATCGCCATGAAGTGATTGACCCGGGTGGCGGCCATCAGCAGTACGAGCACGGACAGGACGAAGGCGCGTTGGGCGGTGGTGGACATGGCAGCCACGGGAAAGGGTCAGGCATTCATTCTAGCGCCTGCTGCGGCAGGCCGCCGCACGCGCCGGGAACGGCCCAGCGCTTATCATGGCGGCATGAGTGAACGACATGACGTAGTGATCGTGGGCGGCGGGCTGGTCGGTGCCAGCCTGGCCATTGCACTGGACCGCGCCGGGCGCGACGTCGGGCTGGTGGAAGCCACCCCGGCTGGCACCCTGCCGACGGTATTCGACCAGCGCAACCTCAGCTTCGCCGCCGCCACGGTCAACGCGCTCACCGCGTTGGGCGTGATGCAGCGCCTGGGCACCGCGCCCGGTGCGATCACCCGCATCCATGTCAGCCGCGCCGGCGATTTCGGCCGGGTGCAGATGGACGCCGCGCAGTACCAGCGGCCGTGGTTTGGCCAGGTGGTGGTGGCGCGTGAGTTCGGCACCGCGCTGGAAACCTGCCTGCAGGGGCTGTCGCACCTTACCCGTTACCGCCCGGCACGCTTCGTGCGGCTGGGCGCCACCGTCGACGGGTACCGCCAGGTGTTCATTGCCGACGACAGCGGCGAGCGCTGCCTGCTGGCACGGCTTGTGGTGGGCGCCGACGGCACCCGCAGCGGCGTGCGCGAGGCGCTGGGCATCGACGTGGACGAGCACGATTTCGAACAGACCCTGTTCGTGTCGCGGGTGCGTGGCGCGCGTGCGCCGGACGGGACGGCCTATGAGCGCTTCACCGACACCGGCCCCACCGCGCTGTTGCCGCGCGGCGATCGCCACTTTGGCGCGGTGCACTGTGTGGCCCGTGACCAGGCCGCGGCGGTCCAGACGCTGGACGATGCGGCCTGGCTGCAGCGCCTGCAGGGCGCGATCGGCTGGCGCGCCGGGCGGCTGCTGGAAAGCGGCCCGCGCAGCGCCTACCCGCTGATCCAGGTGCTGGCTCAGGCGTTGGTGGGCGAGCGTGCGGTGCTGCTGGGCAATGCCGCGCAAACCATCCATCCGTTGGGCGCACAGGGCTTCAACCTGGGCCTGCGCGACGCGCTGACCCTGGCCGAACTGGTGGCCGACGCGCAGGACCCGGGCAGCGACGCGCTGCTGCAGGCGCATGTGGCGCGCCGCGCCGAAGACCGCGCGCAGACCATCGCCTTCTCCGGCGGGCTGGCCCGCCTGACCAGCAATCCGGCGCCGTTGATGCGGCCGCTGCGCAGCCTGGGGCTGCTGGCCGCGCAGGCCACCCCGATGCAGTCGATGCTGGTGGGCGGGGCGATGGGCTTCCGTGGCGAAGTACCGGCGCTGTGCCGCGGAGCGGGCGCATGAGCCGGCGCGCGCGCGATGTGATCGTGGTGGGCGGCGGCGTGGTCGGCGCGGCCTGTGCGCTGGCGCTGGCCGACACGGGGCTGCAGGTCACCTTGGTGGAAGGCCGCGAGCCGCCGCCGTGGCAGCCGCAACAGCCGGACCTGCGCGTGTACGCGTTTGCGCCGGACAACGCGGCCCTGCTGGCCGCGCTCGGGGTATGGCCGGCCGTCACCGCGGCGCGTGCCTGTGCCTACCGGCGCATGCGCGTATGGGACGCCGGCGGCGGCGATGAACTGCGGTTCGATGCCGACCACCTGGGTCGCGAACAGCTGGGCTGGATCGTGGAGAACGACCTGCTGGTGGACCGCCTGTGGGCGGCGCTGCCGGCGGCCGGCGTGCAGGTGTGCTGCCCGGCGCGGGTGGAAGCGCTGGAGCAGGACGCCGACGGCGTGCGGCTGCGGCTGGAGGATGGCCGCCGGCTGGAAGCATCCTTGGCCATTGCCGCCGACGGGGCCGAATCGACCTTGCGCCGCCTGGCCGGGCTGGAGGTCAGCCGCCAGGACTATGGCCAGCGTGGCGTGGTCGCTTACGTGGACAGCGAAAACGACAACGAAGCCACCGCGTGGCAGCGCTTCCTGGTGACCGGGCCGCTGGCGGTGCTGCCGATCGGGGCCCGCCGCAGCTCGATTGTCTGGACCCTGCCCGATGCCGAGGCCGAGCGGGTCCTGGCGCTGGACGAGGCCGCCTTCGGGCGCGAGCTGACCCAGGCGTTTGCGGGGCGGCTGGGAGCGATGACGCTGGCATCGCGACGGGCGGCCTTCCCGCTGCGCCGCCAGCTGGCCACCGGCTACGTGGCCGGGCGCGTGCTGGCCTTGGGCGATGCGGCGCACGTGGTGCACCCGCTGGCAGGGCAGGGCGTCAACCTGGGCCTGCGCGACGTGGCCGCGCTGCGCACACTGGTCCTGCAGGCGCAGCAGCGCCGCCAGGACTGGATGTCACCGCACCGGCTGCAGCGCTGGGCGCGCGAGCGGCGCAGCGAGAACACCGTGGCTGCCTACAGTTTCGATGCGATCAACACCGTGTTCTCCAACGACGAGCTGCACCTCACCCTGGCCCGCGGCCGGGTATTGGGCTGTGCCGGCAAGCTGCCGCCGCTGGTGTCGATGTTCTGGAAGCGCGCCGCCGGCGTGTGAGACCGCGCAGCCGGGCAGAGCCCGGCTCTACGTGGCGGTGGCGATGCGTTGGGCCGTGCGCAGCCGGGCAGAGCCCGGCTCTACGTGGCGGTGGCGCGGCTGCCTCAGTCGGTCAGCCAGCCGGCCAGGTCGGTGCGGTCCAGCTTGCCGCGCCGCTTCACATCCAGGGCGCCGAACTCATCGGCCAACGCCGGGTTGGCCTGCGCCTCGGCGCGGCTGATGAAGCCATCGCCATCGGTGTCCAGCGTCGCGAACGCGAACCGGTACTGGCCCACCACGCTTACCGGCTGCACCGAGCGCACCGTCACCGCTGCCTCGCCCGCCGGGGCGGCCAAGGTCACCTGATGAGTCACCCGGCCCTCGGACAACGACTGCGTGCGTACGCTGGCGGGGACCTCGCGCAGCGGTTCACTGATCGCTGGCGACGGCGTGTATGCCTGCGCCAAAGCGAGCGAAGGCAGCAGGCACAACAGCAGCAACAGGGTGGGGCGAGTTCGCATGCAGACTCCGTGGGTTACGTGGGCGGGAAGAGCCGGGCCATGCCCGGCGGTACCGCGTTGATCAGCGCAGCGGCGAGGCCAGCACCGTGATTTCCTCACGGTCGTGGTACAGCTGCTTGGCCCGCACCACCAGCGGCTTGCCCGCCTGTTCCTGGAACAGGTCCAGGCACAGGCGGGTCTCGTCCCAGCGCTTCTTCATCGGCAGCTTGAGGTTGAAGATCGCATGCTTGCACCAGCCCTCGCGGAACCAGGTGGCCATGCGCTCGGCCACCCGGCGCGGCTGTTCCACCATGTCGCAGACCATCCAGTCGAGCGGTGTTTCCGGCTGCCAGTGGAAGCCATCGGCGCGCAGGTGTTCCACCAGCCCGGTCTCCAGCACGTGCTCGCGCAGCGGGCCGTTGTCCACGCTGATCACCTTGACGTGCTGGCGGGTCAACACCCACGTCCAGCCGCCGGGCGCGGCGCCCAGGTCGGCCGCGCGCATGCCCGGCTTGACCAGCTGTTCGCGTTCTTCCGGGGTGAGCAGGGTGAGCAGGGCTTCGTCCAGCTTCAACGCCGACCGCGACGGGGCATCGGGCAGCAGCTTCAGGCGCGGAATGCCCAGCGCCCACGGCGCGCTGTCGCGGGTGTCGCTGACGCAGACGAACGCATGGCGGCCATCGACGAACACGACGTGCACGCGCGGCAGCGCGGTGTTGGCCTTGTCGGTGAGCAGGCCGGCCTTGCGCAACGCCGGACGCAGCGCATTGCCGAACGCGCGGGCCAGGCCGGCCAGCGGCTTGCCTTCGTCCGAGTCGGGGTGTTCCACCCACATGTCGCCGAAGCGCTGCTGCCCCTGCAGGGCGGCGATGATCGGGGTGATGCGGTCGCTGGGGTCCAGCTCACGCAGTTCGGCCAGCACCACCAGCTTCTGGCGCGCGAAGATCAGCGACCGCCACGGCAGCGCCTTGGACAGCGCGGCGCCTTCGTCGGTGGCGAACAGCACGTAGCCGTCATTGCGCTGGGTGCGCGCGTAGCCGGCGATGCCGGCATAGGCGGCGCGCTCGGACAGTTCACCGGCCAGTTCCGGCTCGAATCCCTGGCGGCACAGACACAGCAGGCCGCTCATCGCAGCGCGCCCGAGGCGCAGCGGTCAGTAATGCGCACCGTTGATCTCCCCATACTGGCGCAGCACGGCGCGCGCGGCGTCGCGTTCAATGTCGCGCACCACCTCGATGCCGCGCTTGTTGAGTTCACCGACCCAGTCGGCCGGCAGCGGGCCTTCATCGAACGCCGTGAGTTCTTCCACGTCCTGCGCACTGGCCCCGATCAGCAGCCGGTCGATGCCGGCCCAGATGGTGGCGCCGTAGCACTGGCAGCACGGCTGCGACGAGGTGGCCAGGGTGATCGGGCTCAGCACGTCGTTCAGCCGCGGGGTCTGCAGGCGCTGCTGGGCCAGCATGTAGGCCATGTTCTCGGCATGGGCCAGCGAGGTGCTGTGCGGCACCACGCGGTTGACGCCGGCGGCGATGACGCGATGGTCCGGGCCGAACACCACCGCGCCGAACGGGCCGCCGGTTTCCGCCTCGACATTCAGGCGCGACAGCTCGATCGCCAGGGCGACCTTGGCGGCATCGTCGGGATACACACGGGCCAGGTCGATCTGGTCGTGGATCCAGGCGGGCAGGGTGAGGTGGACTTGCGCGTACAGCATCGGGGCGTGGGCCTCTTCAAATATGGAGCAGCGGCAGTGTATCGGGCCGCGCGTAGGGATGCCGTGTCCGCGCTGAACGCGGCCACGGTGCTGGGGGCGCAGGGGATGCGCCGCTGGCGTGGGGAGTGGCGACGCGGCACCGCGGGTGCGGGGCCGCGCAGCAGGAGTGGCCGGTGCCTGGCACCGGCCGACAGGCTTACGCCGACCAGGTATCGCGCAGGGTCACGCTGCGGTTGAACACCGGCGTGGTGGCGGTATGGTCGCGACGGTCGGCGACGAAGTAGCCGGTGCGCTCGAACTGGAACGACTGCTCCGGCGCGGCGGTGGCGGCGGCCGGCTCGACATAGCCGGTGACGGTGCGGCGCGAGTCGGGGTTGAGGTAATCGCGGTAGGTCTTGCCGTCGGTTTCGTCGTCCGGATTGGGCACCGAGAACAGGCGGTCGTACAGGCGGATTTCGGCCGGCACCGCGTGCACCGCGCTGACCCAGTGGATGGTGCCCTTGACCTTGCGGTTGGCGCCTTCCATGCCCGGGCGCGATTCCGGGTCCAGCCAGCCGCGCAGTTCGGTGACGGTGCCGTCGGCGTCCTTGACCACCTCATCGCAGCGGAAGATGCCGGCGCCGCGCAGGCGCACTTCGCCGCCCGGCACCAGGCGCTTCCAGCCCTTGGGCGGAATCTCGGCGAAGTCCTCGCGCTCGATCCACAGTTCGCGGGCGAAGGGCACCTCGCGGGTACCGAAGGCCTCGTCCTTGGGATGGTTGGAGAAGGTCAGCGTTTCGGCGTGGCCCTCCGGCAGGTTGGTCAGCACCAGCTTGACCGGGTCGACCACGGCCATGCGGCGCGGCGCGGCGCTGTCGAGGTCTTCGCGCAGCGCGCCTTCGAGCACGCTGAAGTCGATCAGCGAATTCTGCTTGCTGATGCCCACGCGCTCGACGAACAGGCGCATCGCCGCCGGGGTGTAGCCGCGGCGGCGCAGGCCCTGCAGGGTCGGCATGCGCGGGTCTTCCCAGCCGTCCACCAGCTGTTCGGTGACCAGCGCCATCAGCTTGCGCTTGCTCATCACCGTGTAGTTGATGTTCAACCGCGAGAACTCGATCTGGCGCGGCTTGGCGGCTTCACGCGGCAGGCCGCGCTCGACCAGCGGCGCGGTCAGCGCGTCGTCGTGGGCGAAGTCGACGTTGTCCACGCACCAGTCATACAGCGGGCGGTGGTCTTCGAATTCCAGCGTGCACAGCGAGTGGGTGATGCCTTCCAGCGAATCGCCCAGCGCGTGCGCGAAGTCGTACATCGGGTAGATCGGCCAGGCGTTGCCGGTGTTCTGGTGTTCGACGTGCTTGATGCGGTACAGCGCCGGGTCGCGCAGGTTGATGTTGCCGCTGGCCATGTCGATCTTGGCGCGCACGGTGCGTGCACCGTCCGGGAACTCGCCGGCGCGCATGCGCGCAAACAGGTCCAGGTTTTCCTCGACGCTGCGCTCGCGGTACGGCGACGGGCGGCCCGGCTCGGTCAGGGTGCCGCGGTAGGCGCGCACTTCCTCGGCCGACAGGTCGCACACATACGCCTTGCCGTCGCGGATCAGCTTCTGCGCAGCCAGGTAATAGGCGTCGAAGTAGTCCGAGGCGTGGCGCAGCTCGTTCCACTCAAAGCCCAGCCAGCGCACGTCGTCCTGGATGGCGGCCACGTACTCGGGGTCTTCCTTGGCCGGGTTGGTGTCGTCGAAACGCAGGTTGCACACGCCGCCGAACTCGCCGGAAAGGCCGAAGTTCAGGCAGATCGACTTGGCATGGCCGATGTGCAGGTAGCCGTTGGGCTCGGGCGGGAAGCGGGTCTTGATCGCGGCATGCTTGCCCGCGGCCAGGTCCTCACGGACGATCTGACGGATGAAATCCCGCTTTTCGTGGGCTTCCGGAAGGGCGTCGGTGGGGGCGGCAGTAGGCTCGGACATGGTGCGCGGTCGCAGTCTGAAAGGCAGAAAGACCAACAGTTTAGCCTGTCGTAAGGCGACAGGCTAAACGGGTAGGTGCCGACCGTTGGTCGGCACGCCTTCAGCCCCCGGGGGTATGCTGGGGCCACACCCGCCGGAGCCCGCCCATGCACGTGATCTACCAGGCCGATAACCTGTTTGACGCCCATCTGGTCAAGCACGCGCTGGAGGATGCGGGCATTCCCGCGTTCGTGTTCGGTGAGTCGCTGCTGGGCGGGATGGGCGAGCTGCCGCTGTTCGGGGTGCTGCGCGTGTGCGTGCCCGACCTGGCCCGGCCGGAGGCCGAAGGCATCGTGGCCGGGCTCGACTTGGGTGGCGCCCCGGACGACCCCATATTCGACGGTGACGAAAGCGCCGGCCTGTTGCCGGCCTAGGAGACCGCCATGTTGGGAATTGCCAAGGGCCTGTTGGGCATCGGCGCGTTCAAGCAGCGCCTGCCGCGCCCGGACGAGGCGCTGCCGGGCCGGGACCACCCGCTGCCGCTGCACAACCAGCATTACGTCAACAGCCACCCGCTCAAGGACGGTTTCGCCGGCCTGCAGCGTATCCGCGTGGCG
This genomic interval carries:
- a CDS encoding glutamine--tRNA ligase/YqeY domain fusion protein; this encodes MSEPTAAPTDALPEAHEKRDFIRQIVREDLAAGKHAAIKTRFPPEPNGYLHIGHAKSICLNFGLSGEFGGVCNLRFDDTNPAKEDPEYVAAIQDDVRWLGFEWNELRHASDYFDAYYLAAQKLIRDGKAYVCDLSAEEVRAYRGTLTEPGRPSPYRERSVEENLDLFARMRAGEFPDGARTVRAKIDMASGNINLRDPALYRIKHVEHQNTGNAWPIYPMYDFAHALGDSLEGITHSLCTLEFEDHRPLYDWCVDNVDFAHDDALTAPLVERGLPREAAKPRQIEFSRLNINYTVMSKRKLMALVTEQLVDGWEDPRMPTLQGLRRRGYTPAAMRLFVERVGISKQNSLIDFSVLEGALREDLDSAAPRRMAVVDPVKLVLTNLPEGHAETLTFSNHPKDEAFGTREVPFARELWIEREDFAEIPPKGWKRLVPGGEVRLRGAGIFRCDEVVKDADGTVTELRGWLDPESRPGMEGANRKVKGTIHWVSAVHAVPAEIRLYDRLFSVPNPDDETDGKTYRDYLNPDSRRTVTGYVEPAAATAAPEQSFQFERTGYFVADRRDHTATTPVFNRSVTLRDTWSA
- a CDS encoding DUF2007 domain-containing protein; translation: MHVIYQADNLFDAHLVKHALEDAGIPAFVFGESLLGGMGELPLFGVLRVCVPDLARPEAEGIVAGLDLGGAPDDPIFDGDESAGLLPA